The genomic interval CGTAAAAGATGCTACGGTTGCTAGGGTCTCTGACATTAATTCTACCTTTCGGTATCAGGTACTGGAAGATTACAGCTTGGTATTAAGACATACCCTGCGTAGTCACCATAATCCAGTATCGTTTGTGGCATGGAGTCCTGATGACACAAAGTTGCTCACATGTGGAAATGGTGAAGTCCTCAAGCTATGGGATGTGGAAACAGGTTCATGCAAGCATACATTTGGAGATCATGGCTTTGTCGTCAGCTCATGTGCTTGGTTTCCTGACTCAAAGAGACTTGTGTGTGGCAGTTCTGACCTTGAAAAAGGTATCTACATGTGGGATTGTGATGGCAACGAGTTAAAAGCGTGGAGAGGCATGAGGATGCCCAAGATTTTAGATCTTGCTGTCACCCCGAATGGGGAAAATCTTATCAGCATTTTCTCTGATAAAGAAATTCGCATTTTAAATGTGGACACAAATGCTGAGCGAGTTATCTCTGAAGACCATTCTATCACCTCCCTATCAATTTCTAGAGATAGTGAGTTCTTTATCGTCAACCTCAATAGCCAGGAGATCCATATGTGGGATGTTGCTGGGAAAATGGAGAAGCCACTGAAGTTTATGGGTCATAGGCAAAGCAAGTACGTAATACGCTCATGCTTTGGTGGGGTTAATAGTACATTTATCGCCAGCGGGAGTGAGAACTCACAGGTACACTTGCTTCTGCAGTTCTAATAATTTTCCAGATTTTCCCCTTACATATATTATGATTATTCTTTTTTGAATGGGATATTCAAATCATTCTTGTACATATGGGTTCTCACAAGTTAATTATTACCATCCACTATAGGTCTACATTTGGAATCGGCGAAACTCTAGGCCAATTGAGGTTTTGTGCGGGCATTCAATGACTGTGAACTGTGTGAGTTGGAATCTTAGGAGACCTCAAATGCTGGCATCAGCTAGTGATGATAATACTATTCGCATATGGGGATCTAGTGTAACTAAAAAGAGTTGAACTGGTCATGTTCCAGTTTCTGAACCTGTGTATATATAGCTCTTGTTCTTTATAGTTTCCTATTCATTGATGAATTTGTAaatttgttttgaaaattttggtagatccgtttttttttctttcttttttactgTGGCTATTGCAATTGCTAGTCACCATAAATACTTACAACAATGTAACCTGGATCTCAGTACTTTGCCTTTTCATGCTATACAAATAACAGTTTGTGAGCTTTGCTCTAGATTTGCATCTGTGATCTTTTGATCAGAGAAATGGGGGCCTAAGTGATGAACTCATTGGTTCTCTGCTTTTCCTATTCTCAGCTTGTTGTGTATCTGCAGGACCCAATTCTTGTTGGGACAGTAGCATTTTGGTCCAGGTTAGgttgtgtgatttaaaatcaaaattacCAAAATTGCATAAAGCTTTTGTCGAAGTTGCAACATTTAAATGTAACCCAAAAATGTAGCTCATCGCCTCATCACATGTAAATGCGAGTTAGGGTGGGTGGACTCTGCACAAATGCAAGCTGTTTTTTGAGAAGCAGCGCTGAAACGGTGAAACGGTATACAAGGGCGACATAGAGCCTTAACCTTAAATTACAGCAATTCAGCAGAGAACATCTTAAAATCACATAATATATATCAACTAAACAACTGAAGTATTCTATTAAACCCTAATTAGCAAAGAGTGCAATTTTAACACCTCTATTTACTTTACAATTTTGGCAATATACAAGGAAGATAATGCTCAAACTGAGTCATAAAATTTTAATACAAATAATTTTCCCA from Argentina anserina chromosome 2, drPotAnse1.1, whole genome shotgun sequence carries:
- the LOC126805513 gene encoding WD repeat-containing protein WDS homolog, whose translation is MEGSLRLGPKGLIKKHEFVRIIIQCLYSIGYGKSASCLELESGIACQSDYFQMLESKILSGNWNGSIDTINGITDLSEETRAAALFLVLKQSLLEYTKSGDDELALDILRKEVSALQVGRDKVHNLAHSILFSKDMQQDKTDKIEVCEQRKKLLQELEDLLPPPIIIPPRRLEYLVETAVSTQINPCMYHNFSGPVSLYADHLCSRDQIPTETVQILTEHKNEVWFVQFSHNGEYLASSSSDCTAIIWKVLEDYSLVLRHTLRSHHNPVSFVAWSPDDTKLLTCGNGEVLKLWDVETGSCKHTFGDHGFVVSSCAWFPDSKRLVCGSSDLEKGIYMWDCDGNELKAWRGMRMPKILDLAVTPNGENLISIFSDKEIRILNVDTNAERVISEDHSITSLSISRDSEFFIVNLNSQEIHMWDVAGKMEKPLKFMGHRQSKYVIRSCFGGVNSTFIASGSENSQVYIWNRRNSRPIEVLCGHSMTVNCVSWNLRRPQMLASASDDNTIRIWGSSVTKKS